A window from Exiguobacterium marinum DSM 16307 encodes these proteins:
- a CDS encoding ABC transporter ATP-binding protein codes for MIRIQQLTKRFDSTHGIFDVSLNVSPGMIFGFIGPNGAGKSTTIRHLMGLLKPNEGKASINGFDCWQETEKVKESVGYLPGEINYPQNMTGEEIIRLTRHLHKTDTDRERRLRERFSFDEATKVRKMSKGMKQKLAIITCFMKDVPVYILDEPTSGLDPLMQERLIDWLIEEKRAGKAILMSSHHFPEMERTCDRAALIKDGRIIIEENMGELRQHSVKRYRIEFSSETEAIRFIEASGSRDGVHVEVAITSPRDLNNLIRTLADYEIRSLESGADELEHLFMQYYGEAT; via the coding sequence ATGATTCGGATTCAGCAATTGACGAAACGGTTCGATTCGACACACGGTATTTTTGACGTCTCGCTTAACGTATCACCGGGAATGATCTTTGGATTCATCGGACCGAATGGTGCAGGTAAATCAACAACGATTCGGCATTTGATGGGACTTTTGAAACCAAATGAAGGGAAAGCCTCAATCAATGGATTCGATTGTTGGCAAGAAACAGAGAAGGTGAAAGAGAGCGTTGGCTATTTGCCGGGAGAAATCAATTACCCACAAAACATGACCGGAGAAGAAATCATTCGGTTGACCCGTCATTTGCACAAAACAGATACTGACCGCGAACGGCGGCTTCGTGAACGATTTTCATTTGATGAAGCGACGAAAGTACGGAAGATGTCAAAAGGAATGAAGCAAAAGTTGGCTATTATCACGTGCTTCATGAAAGATGTGCCTGTCTATATTTTAGATGAGCCGACGAGTGGACTTGACCCGCTCATGCAGGAACGGTTAATCGATTGGTTGATTGAAGAAAAACGAGCAGGAAAAGCGATTCTCATGAGTTCACACCATTTTCCAGAGATGGAACGGACGTGTGATCGTGCCGCATTGATTAAAGACGGCCGCATTATCATCGAGGAAAACATGGGAGAACTTCGACAACATAGTGTGAAACGATATCGAATCGAATTCTCATCAGAGACAGAGGCGATCCGATTCATCGAAGCTTCCGGTTCGCGAGATGGAGTACACGTCGAGGTCGCGATCACGTCGCCACGAGACTTAAACAACTTAATCCGAACGCTTGCCGACTAT
- a CDS encoding TetR/AcrR family transcriptional regulator, which produces MDGFAKRTEEKRQAILSAAFDLMTEKQSRFTVSELAKKAHVSPVSIYNYFGSKEQVIIEVLKQMTEEQMSWIDQKIESNAPFDAILVDILKRKIKTAVLFDETITKTMQQDPNWEQLATRGYTAFARLIEYGKQQGSIDVTLSTTSYLRYVQLMQQAILSDPHFSIGDMKETMEDYFHFFLNGVIKR; this is translated from the coding sequence ATGGATGGATTTGCAAAACGCACTGAAGAAAAACGACAGGCCATTTTAAGCGCGGCTTTTGACTTAATGACAGAGAAGCAATCTCGATTTACCGTAAGCGAGCTCGCTAAAAAAGCACACGTTTCCCCCGTATCCATTTATAATTATTTTGGTTCAAAAGAGCAGGTCATCATTGAAGTATTAAAACAAATGACGGAGGAACAAATGAGTTGGATTGATCAAAAAATCGAATCGAATGCTCCCTTCGACGCGATACTCGTAGACATCTTGAAGCGAAAAATTAAGACAGCGGTTCTCTTTGATGAGACCATTACGAAGACAATGCAACAGGACCCGAACTGGGAACAACTTGCGACCCGGGGATACACTGCCTTCGCCCGACTGATTGAGTACGGTAAGCAACAAGGATCAATCGATGTGACCTTATCGACCACCTCTTATCTTCGCTATGTTCAGTTAATGCAGCAGGCCATCCTGTCCGACCCTCATTTTTCAATCGGTGATATGAAAGAAACGATGGAAGATTATTTTCATTTCTTTTTAAACGGGGTTATTAAACGTTAA
- a CDS encoding NAD(P)/FAD-dependent oxidoreductase produces the protein MKKIVIIGSGIVGVSTAYHLAGKADVTVIDRKEEGRATDAAAGIVCPWIAQRRNKAWYALAKGGAHYYPQIVKELEAEGETETGYKRVGTLALHEEAKLDQMMERTMKRREEAPEIGDLERLTAQEAQLRFPPLSDEYDALLVTGGARVDGGKFRGALERVAQKRGAKFVYGSARLTGGDEIGVECDGVLHEADEIILAAGAWLPELLQPIGYTARVDGEKAQLVHVQLKDTDASNWPVVMPPRRRYLLGFDDGKVVIGSTHEKGKAFDARPTAIGVHEVLTKGLESSPGLAEAELIETKVGFRPVTPNSIPVLGRVPGAENLLVANGLGSSGLTVGPFIGKVLSDLVLTGDAEVDLSLYPIEDYIYKT, from the coding sequence ATGAAGAAAATTGTGATTATCGGGTCGGGAATCGTTGGTGTATCGACAGCCTATCATTTAGCAGGTAAAGCTGACGTGACGGTCATCGACCGTAAAGAAGAAGGACGTGCGACAGATGCGGCAGCAGGAATCGTCTGTCCGTGGATTGCGCAACGACGCAATAAAGCATGGTACGCACTCGCAAAAGGAGGTGCGCACTATTATCCGCAGATCGTGAAAGAGTTGGAAGCTGAAGGGGAAACGGAGACCGGATACAAACGGGTCGGGACTCTTGCGCTACATGAAGAAGCAAAACTTGACCAGATGATGGAGCGGACGATGAAACGACGTGAAGAGGCCCCGGAAATCGGCGACCTCGAACGATTGACCGCACAAGAGGCACAACTCCGCTTTCCTCCGTTATCTGATGAATATGATGCGCTTCTAGTAACAGGTGGAGCACGTGTGGACGGTGGAAAATTCCGAGGAGCACTCGAGCGTGTCGCCCAAAAACGCGGTGCAAAGTTCGTCTATGGTTCGGCACGATTGACTGGTGGGGATGAGATTGGCGTAGAGTGTGACGGAGTTCTCCATGAAGCGGATGAAATCATCCTTGCGGCGGGGGCGTGGCTACCGGAACTGTTACAGCCTATTGGATATACAGCTCGTGTCGACGGAGAGAAGGCGCAACTCGTTCACGTTCAGTTAAAGGACACCGATGCATCGAATTGGCCGGTTGTCATGCCACCACGGAGACGGTATTTACTTGGATTTGACGATGGTAAGGTTGTCATCGGCTCAACGCATGAGAAAGGAAAAGCATTCGATGCACGACCGACGGCGATTGGTGTTCATGAAGTACTGACAAAAGGTTTGGAGTCTTCACCCGGTCTTGCTGAAGCAGAACTCATTGAAACGAAAGTTGGCTTCCGTCCAGTCACACCGAATTCGATCCCTGTGCTTGGAAGGGTGCCCGGGGCAGAAAACCTGCTAGTCGCGAACGGTCTAGGCTCATCCGGATTGACGGTAGGCCCATTCATCGGGAAAGTGTTAAGTGATCTCGTTCTTACAGGCGACGCCGAAGTGGATCTATCGCTTTATCCGATCGAAGACTATATCTATAAAACATGA
- a CDS encoding Bax inhibitor-1/YccA family protein, producing MNLKSNPLLRKSMHSTAYSAEPMTKAGTWSKVFTLLLLVTAAAGTTWLVVPTIGEELLFPIMIGSLILGFIFALLITFKPNTAPVVAPLYGIIEGVFVGSISYFFEAMVPGIVGRAVLTTFVVAFAMWFVYTTGLVKVTQKFRAGVMAAMFTVMLLYLVQLVMSLFGSGLAFMTGSSPLAIGVQFVIVIVASLALVLDFDFIASQVEARAPKQLEWVAAFGLIVTLVWLYIELLDLLYRLAMRE from the coding sequence TTGAACTTAAAATCGAATCCATTACTTCGTAAATCTATGCACTCTACAGCTTATAGTGCCGAGCCGATGACAAAAGCAGGGACATGGTCCAAAGTGTTTACATTGCTTCTTCTCGTGACGGCGGCAGCCGGTACGACATGGCTTGTCGTCCCTACAATTGGGGAAGAACTCTTGTTCCCGATCATGATTGGATCGCTCATCCTCGGGTTTATCTTTGCCTTGCTCATCACGTTTAAACCGAATACAGCGCCGGTCGTTGCACCACTTTACGGTATTATTGAAGGTGTGTTTGTCGGTTCGATTTCGTATTTCTTTGAAGCGATGGTCCCTGGTATTGTGGGACGTGCCGTATTGACGACGTTTGTCGTTGCTTTTGCGATGTGGTTTGTCTATACGACAGGTCTCGTCAAAGTGACACAAAAATTCAGAGCTGGTGTCATGGCTGCCATGTTCACAGTCATGTTGCTATATCTCGTGCAACTCGTCATGAGTCTATTCGGTTCAGGGTTGGCGTTTATGACCGGTTCGAGCCCGCTTGCAATCGGCGTACAGTTTGTCATTGTCATCGTCGCTTCGCTTGCGCTCGTCTTAGACTTTGACTTTATTGCAAGTCAGGTCGAAGCTCGTGCGCCGAAACAATTAGAATGGGTGGCGGCGTTCGGATTAATCGTCACACTCGTCTGGTTGTATATTGAATTGTTAGACTTATTGTATCGTCTAGCGATGAGAGAATAA
- a CDS encoding type 1 glutamine amidotransferase domain-containing protein has translation MKLQGKKVLQLVSNDFEDLELWYPVHRLREEGAHVILAGEKADHAYIGKYGVPAKSDVSFDDVDITSFDAILVPGGWSPDLLRRFDSVKGFVRYMDEQKRPIGQICHAGWVLISANILDGVNVTSTPGIKDDMENAGAIWHDEPVVVDGHIVSSRRPPDLPDYMRAFIDVFAKQ, from the coding sequence ATGAAACTTCAAGGAAAGAAAGTTCTTCAACTTGTCAGTAATGACTTCGAGGATTTAGAACTTTGGTATCCGGTGCACCGTCTTCGTGAAGAAGGAGCGCACGTGATCCTCGCGGGAGAGAAAGCCGATCATGCGTATATCGGTAAATATGGTGTCCCTGCCAAATCAGACGTATCGTTTGATGATGTAGACATCACTTCGTTCGATGCGATTCTCGTTCCGGGTGGTTGGTCACCTGACTTGTTACGTCGTTTTGATTCGGTGAAGGGGTTCGTCCGCTATATGGATGAACAAAAGCGACCGATCGGTCAAATTTGTCATGCTGGTTGGGTGCTGATTTCAGCGAACATTTTAGACGGTGTGAACGTGACGAGCACGCCGGGAATCAAAGATGACATGGAAAATGCGGGTGCGATTTGGCATGATGAGCCGGTCGTCGTTGACGGACATATCGTCTCGAGTCGCCGACCACCAGATTTACCAGATTATATGCGCGCGTTCATCGACGTGTTCGCAAAACAGTAA
- a CDS encoding thymidylate synthase, with amino-acid sequence MKQYHDLCRHILDNGIAKEDRTGTGTTSVFGYQMRFNLQEGFPLITTKKLHTRSIIHELLWFISGETNIRYLQENGVRIWNEWADEEGNLGPVYGSQWRSFPRPDGSTVDQLAQVIEQIKTNPDSRRLIVSAWNPGQLEEMALPPCHLLFQFYVADGKLSCQLYQRSADTFLGVPFNIASYALLTHMVAHVTGLEVGDFVHTLGDAHIYHNHLEQVELQLSREPRPLPQLKIVRDVPSIESFRFEDFEILGYDPHPHIKGEVSV; translated from the coding sequence ATGAAGCAATATCATGACTTATGTCGACATATTCTCGACAATGGAATAGCGAAAGAAGACCGGACTGGTACAGGGACGACGAGCGTTTTTGGCTATCAAATGCGCTTTAATCTGCAGGAAGGTTTTCCCCTTATCACGACGAAAAAATTACATACTCGTTCGATCATTCATGAACTACTTTGGTTCATTTCGGGAGAAACAAACATTCGTTATCTACAAGAGAATGGAGTCCGTATTTGGAACGAATGGGCAGATGAAGAAGGCAATCTAGGACCCGTCTACGGCTCACAATGGCGTTCGTTCCCGCGCCCGGACGGCTCGACCGTCGATCAGTTGGCTCAAGTGATTGAACAAATCAAGACAAATCCTGATTCGAGACGGTTGATCGTCTCCGCATGGAACCCTGGACAACTAGAGGAGATGGCCCTCCCGCCTTGTCATCTGTTGTTCCAATTCTATGTCGCCGACGGGAAGCTATCTTGCCAATTGTATCAGCGGAGTGCCGACACCTTTTTAGGAGTTCCGTTCAATATCGCTTCCTATGCGCTTCTGACGCACATGGTTGCGCATGTGACCGGCCTTGAGGTTGGTGATTTTGTCCACACACTCGGAGATGCACATATTTACCACAACCATCTCGAGCAAGTGGAGCTTCAACTGTCACGTGAGCCACGCCCGTTACCACAACTCAAGATTGTCCGAGACGTCCCCTCAATCGAATCATTCCGTTTTGAAGACTTTGAGATTCTCGGATATGACCCGCATCCACATATTAAAGGGGAAGTGAGCGTATGA
- a CDS encoding dihydrofolate reductase yields the protein MISHVVAYGQSREIGKDNDLLWRLPDDLKHFKTVTSGGTVVMGRKTFESIGKALPNRRNIVVTSDSSFEADQVEVWHDLDRLVELSEQEEWFVIGGATLYEQTMPMTSRIYATEVESRFEADTYYPERTGEWIVTNRINHPQDERHAYSFTFKQYDKADIE from the coding sequence ATGATTTCGCATGTCGTTGCGTATGGGCAGAGCCGAGAAATCGGAAAAGACAATGATTTGTTATGGCGCTTGCCAGATGACTTGAAACACTTCAAGACCGTCACGTCTGGCGGGACCGTCGTAATGGGAAGAAAGACGTTCGAATCAATCGGAAAGGCTTTGCCAAACCGACGCAATATCGTCGTCACGTCCGATTCTTCATTTGAAGCAGATCAAGTCGAAGTATGGCATGACTTGGACCGTCTTGTTGAATTGAGTGAGCAGGAAGAATGGTTTGTCATTGGTGGTGCCACCTTATATGAGCAGACGATGCCGATGACGAGTCGAATCTATGCCACGGAAGTCGAATCTAGGTTCGAGGCCGACACGTATTATCCTGAACGCACAGGGGAATGGATAGTCACAAATCGAATCAATCATCCACAAGACGAAAGACATGCATATTCCTTCACGTTCAAACAATACGACAAAGCAGACATCGAGTAA
- a CDS encoding GGDEF domain-containing protein: protein MEQGQLTERIHMILKKISESRQIPKSDIEFLLDWMKKEVRQRRLMHLLEIFSRVESDAKELPSVLTQAEALTLISPVKRYIHTVLGIEQEDEDLVLILSASFSTFSRYKSRVEKLGARPVFLQTLEEAVEYDYEDVPKAIIMDVELWPQFKERDIQSFVSKMRKLYVPLIVIGTNEHYRLAAYSYGFDDYWESWVPMEERLVRLGLHIEKSRLVSKALLVDELTGAFNRKYLKPTFSRFISRLERSGESFAVALLDIDHFKQLNDTFGHSYGDDVLHRVSEEIRHAIRSSDELIRYGGEEFLILLNVSDRAIVETVLERVRSKIETMEFPYDHQVTVSIGYTRVCQTGYTLGEWCAYADEALYKAKRDGRNRVVRYSSAVREEKRIAYVTMSTNTYISLADRLPKEHRRYEVVYRPYEAYSCNDNIEMFVLDDARVDEARGTLSAVKEQRGKYSHILAVSKRTASELEAIYDDYADEEHDEIITKKIEQWLEKLPD, encoded by the coding sequence ATGGAGCAAGGTCAACTCACTGAGCGTATACATATGATTTTGAAGAAGATATCAGAGTCTAGACAAATTCCAAAAAGCGATATCGAATTTCTACTCGATTGGATGAAGAAGGAAGTTAGACAACGACGTTTGATGCATTTGTTAGAAATCTTTAGTCGTGTCGAGTCTGACGCGAAGGAGTTACCTAGTGTCCTCACCCAAGCGGAAGCGTTGACCCTGATTTCACCTGTGAAGCGGTATATCCATACAGTCCTAGGAATTGAACAAGAAGATGAAGACCTTGTCCTGATTTTATCAGCAAGTTTTTCTACATTTAGTCGCTATAAATCGCGTGTCGAAAAACTAGGAGCTCGTCCGGTATTTTTACAAACCCTCGAAGAAGCGGTTGAATACGATTATGAGGATGTGCCAAAAGCCATCATCATGGACGTCGAACTATGGCCGCAGTTCAAAGAACGAGACATCCAATCATTCGTCAGCAAAATGAGAAAACTCTATGTGCCGCTCATCGTCATCGGTACGAATGAACACTATCGTCTTGCTGCATATTCTTACGGATTCGATGATTATTGGGAATCGTGGGTTCCGATGGAGGAACGGTTGGTACGTCTCGGATTACATATTGAAAAATCCCGTCTCGTATCAAAGGCGTTACTCGTGGATGAATTGACAGGAGCCTTTAACCGCAAGTATTTGAAACCGACATTCTCTCGATTCATCTCGAGATTGGAGCGCTCTGGAGAGAGTTTTGCTGTCGCCTTACTTGATATCGATCATTTCAAACAATTGAACGATACGTTCGGTCATTCATACGGAGATGACGTCCTTCATCGTGTATCAGAGGAAATTCGCCATGCGATTCGCTCGAGCGATGAGCTCATTCGTTATGGTGGAGAAGAATTTTTAATTCTCTTAAATGTTTCAGATCGGGCGATTGTCGAAACGGTGTTGGAGCGTGTCCGTTCAAAAATCGAAACGATGGAGTTTCCTTATGACCATCAAGTGACGGTATCGATTGGCTACACGCGTGTCTGCCAGACGGGCTATACACTTGGTGAATGGTGCGCCTATGCAGATGAGGCGTTATACAAAGCGAAACGAGATGGACGAAACCGTGTTGTCCGTTATTCATCTGCAGTCCGTGAAGAGAAGCGGATTGCATATGTGACGATGTCAACGAATACATATATTTCGCTCGCGGACCGACTGCCTAAAGAACACCGCCGATATGAAGTAGTGTATCGTCCTTATGAAGCGTATTCTTGTAACGATAACATTGAAATGTTCGTCTTGGATGATGCCCGGGTAGATGAAGCGAGAGGTACATTGTCTGCCGTGAAGGAGCAGCGGGGGAAATATAGCCACATTCTCGCAGTATCGAAACGTACCGCATCTGAGCTTGAAGCGATTTATGATGACTATGCGGATGAAGAACATGACGAAATCATTACGAAAAAAATTGAACAGTGGCTAGAAAAACTACCAGATTAA
- the fumC gene encoding class II fumarate hydratase, which produces MDYRIERDTMGEIKVPANAKWGAQTQRSLENFKIGAEKMPLEIVYAFAILKKGAALANAELGVLEEDKAIIISEVADEILAGQHDAEFPLVVWQTGSGTQSNMNVNEVIAHLANEKLQARGQSITIHPNDDVNKSQSSNDTYPTAMHIAAILSVQDDVLPAIDSLYKTLSQKAKAYMDIVKIGRTHLQDATPVTLGQEISGWVRMLELSKQMIERTIEPLTELALGGTAVGTGINAHPEFGEVVAKKISEETGKPFITAVNKFHALTSHDQLVFTHGALKALAMDAMKIANDVRWLASGPRAGIGEITIPENEPGSSIMPGKVNPTQSEALTMVAAQVLGNDATIGFGASQGNFELNVFKPVIMYNFLQTCRLLTDSLHSFNDHCAVGIEPNQEVISRNVEQSLMLVTALNPHIGYENAAKIAKSAHKNGTSLKEAALKTGLLTEEQFNQWIRPEEMTTPNLKVKK; this is translated from the coding sequence ATGGATTATCGGATCGAACGGGACACAATGGGGGAAATTAAAGTCCCAGCTAATGCGAAATGGGGAGCGCAAACGCAGCGAAGTCTTGAAAACTTTAAAATCGGTGCTGAGAAGATGCCGCTTGAGATTGTATACGCTTTTGCCATTTTGAAAAAAGGAGCGGCTTTAGCGAACGCCGAACTTGGTGTACTTGAGGAAGACAAAGCGATCATCATCTCGGAAGTTGCGGATGAGATTTTAGCAGGGCAACACGACGCCGAATTTCCGCTTGTCGTCTGGCAGACGGGTTCAGGAACGCAGTCCAACATGAACGTCAACGAAGTCATCGCGCATCTTGCCAATGAAAAGTTACAGGCACGAGGACAATCGATCACGATTCATCCAAATGATGATGTCAACAAATCGCAGAGCTCGAACGATACGTATCCGACAGCGATGCACATCGCAGCCATCCTTTCCGTACAAGATGATGTCCTACCGGCAATCGACTCGCTTTACAAAACCCTTTCGCAAAAAGCGAAAGCGTATATGGATATCGTCAAAATCGGACGGACGCATCTTCAAGATGCGACACCGGTCACGCTCGGACAGGAAATCAGCGGCTGGGTGCGGATGCTAGAACTGTCAAAACAGATGATTGAACGGACGATAGAACCACTCACTGAGCTTGCTCTCGGAGGAACGGCCGTCGGGACAGGTATCAACGCGCACCCTGAGTTCGGTGAAGTCGTAGCCAAGAAAATCTCAGAAGAGACAGGCAAGCCGTTCATTACAGCCGTGAACAAATTCCACGCTCTAACGAGTCACGATCAACTCGTCTTCACGCACGGTGCTTTAAAAGCACTAGCGATGGACGCCATGAAGATTGCGAACGATGTGCGTTGGTTGGCTTCTGGTCCGCGTGCGGGAATCGGAGAAATTACGATTCCAGAAAATGAACCGGGAAGCTCGATTATGCCCGGTAAAGTAAATCCAACGCAAAGCGAGGCTCTCACGATGGTTGCCGCGCAAGTACTTGGTAATGATGCGACGATTGGCTTTGGGGCGAGTCAGGGGAATTTTGAATTGAATGTTTTCAAGCCGGTCATCATGTACAATTTCCTACAAACATGCCGTCTATTGACGGACAGCTTACATTCATTTAATGATCATTGTGCTGTCGGGATTGAACCGAATCAGGAAGTGATTTCACGAAACGTAGAGCAATCACTCATGCTCGTCACAGCACTCAATCCGCATATCGGATATGAGAATGCTGCAAAAATTGCAAAATCGGCACACAAAAACGGCACCTCTTTAAAAGAAGCGGCATTGAAAACAGGTTTATTGACAGAAGAACAATTCAATCAATGGATTCGTCCCGAAGAGATGACTACTCCAAATCTAAAAGTGAAAAAATAA
- a CDS encoding reverse transcriptase-like protein, whose protein sequence is MVHIYFDAATNQTTGENGIGVWIKSSDGTVSTFKQRVLGLSSVHAELAACAYALEKAHLMQEETSFMLYSDADVVVRALEQRFMKDDSAKPLFLKALIAYDELPTIFLKWIPRVENRADLIAREALNGTS, encoded by the coding sequence TTGGTTCACATCTATTTTGACGCGGCAACCAATCAAACGACTGGAGAAAACGGCATCGGTGTTTGGATCAAGTCATCAGACGGTACAGTATCAACATTCAAGCAACGGGTGCTAGGGCTGTCGAGCGTCCATGCTGAACTAGCAGCTTGTGCCTATGCACTTGAAAAGGCGCATTTGATGCAAGAGGAGACGTCATTCATGCTCTACTCTGATGCTGACGTGGTTGTTCGTGCATTAGAGCAACGCTTCATGAAAGATGATTCGGCGAAGCCGCTCTTTCTTAAAGCGTTGATTGCGTATGATGAACTACCTACTATCTTTTTGAAATGGATTCCGCGTGTGGAAAATCGAGCGGATTTGATTGCCCGTGAGGCATTGAATGGAACGAGTTAA
- a CDS encoding 5'-3' exonuclease, translated as MKLILVDGFNLLSRYYFATERRRAQDPDVTVKGLLRKVDSWTTDFSHIAFFWDGTRESTHRYAMYPEYKATRNGLPEPLFDDYLKLRVALDERGILQSELTGYEADDLMGAVATAFPGESYLYSSDRDLLQLLSPNVFQIMPKKGEEQLVNEGSFELMYGVKPKQFVDVKALQGDASDNIPGVRGIGPKTATILIQHYDTIETLYMHVQNETLEATHQKFAKKLDGHEEIALLSKRLSQIDIYAPINTDWEAYRFGSHLF; from the coding sequence ATGAAGCTCATTCTAGTTGATGGATTTAACTTATTGTCACGCTATTATTTTGCAACGGAGCGTAGGCGGGCACAAGATCCGGACGTAACGGTGAAAGGCTTGCTTCGAAAAGTAGATTCATGGACGACAGACTTTTCGCATATTGCTTTCTTTTGGGACGGAACGCGAGAGTCCACACATCGTTATGCCATGTACCCTGAATATAAAGCGACGCGTAATGGACTGCCTGAACCATTGTTTGATGACTACTTGAAATTGAGGGTCGCTTTGGATGAACGAGGCATCTTACAATCCGAGTTGACCGGATACGAGGCCGATGATTTGATGGGTGCGGTCGCGACAGCTTTTCCCGGGGAATCATACCTTTATTCCTCTGACCGTGACTTACTTCAGTTGTTATCACCGAACGTGTTTCAAATCATGCCGAAAAAGGGAGAAGAACAGCTCGTCAACGAAGGTTCGTTTGAATTGATGTACGGAGTAAAGCCGAAACAGTTTGTTGATGTGAAGGCACTCCAAGGAGATGCTTCAGATAATATTCCAGGTGTGCGCGGAATCGGTCCGAAAACGGCAACTATCCTGATTCAACATTACGATACGATTGAGACGCTTTACATGCACGTGCAGAATGAAACGCTTGAAGCGACCCACCAAAAGTTTGCAAAAAAACTAGACGGTCATGAAGAGATTGCGCTCTTGTCAAAACGTCTGTCGCAGATTGACATTTATGCTCCAATCAATACGGACTGGGAGGCGTACCGCTTTGGTTCACATCTATTTTGA
- a CDS encoding CobW family GTP-binding protein: protein MIPVQLVTGFLGAGKTTYMNRLLAATDEKICLIVNELGSVNIDEQLIVKMDQEQIELSNGCICCSIQNDLSKTFYQLVAKKETFDRIIIETTGVADPAPIIQTIYYDEYLRQHFKMNAILSVVDASQMDRELFKEGIHQIAYADLILLNKTDLVSVEELDQAHQRIEQLNPTVRIVETVQTVGDYELLENTFQLSRVDEQKLSQLTEMSESVSSLRAITLNAERPLSRERVTRYVREVLMHYEDSIYRMKAIVRLKDENRKFVIQATNQLMGATFANEVHEGDRSVFVWIGKELDAEALALGLKSCEVEQNEAHSS from the coding sequence ATGATTCCCGTACAATTAGTGACCGGGTTTTTAGGAGCAGGCAAGACAACATATATGAATCGTTTACTCGCTGCGACCGATGAGAAGATTTGTTTGATTGTTAACGAACTTGGGTCTGTCAATATCGATGAACAGTTGATTGTGAAGATGGACCAGGAGCAAATCGAGCTCTCGAACGGCTGTATTTGTTGTTCGATTCAAAATGACTTGAGCAAGACGTTTTATCAACTCGTGGCGAAGAAGGAGACATTTGACCGAATCATCATCGAGACGACTGGTGTTGCCGACCCGGCCCCAATCATCCAGACAATTTATTATGATGAATATTTACGACAACACTTCAAGATGAATGCTATCTTATCTGTCGTGGATGCAAGCCAAATGGATCGCGAACTGTTTAAAGAAGGCATTCATCAAATCGCCTATGCGGATTTGATTTTGTTAAATAAAACGGATTTAGTCTCAGTGGAAGAGCTGGACCAGGCACATCAGCGAATTGAACAACTCAACCCGACTGTTCGGATTGTGGAGACTGTCCAAACAGTAGGCGATTACGAACTACTCGAAAATACGTTCCAACTGTCACGAGTCGACGAACAGAAGTTGAGTCAACTGACGGAGATGAGTGAATCGGTGTCTTCCCTTCGTGCGATCACACTGAATGCTGAGCGCCCTTTGTCTCGGGAGCGGGTGACCCGTTATGTCCGTGAGGTACTGATGCATTATGAGGATTCGATTTATCGGATGAAAGCGATTGTCCGACTAAAAGACGAGAATCGAAAGTTCGTCATTCAAGCAACGAATCAACTGATGGGTGCGACGTTTGCAAACGAGGTACATGAAGGGGACCGTTCGGTATTCGTCTGGATCGGGAAGGAATTAGATGCCGAAGCATTGGCACTAGGATTAAAATCATGTGAGGTGGAGCAGAATGAAGCTCATTCTAGTTGA